In Microvirga lotononidis, a single genomic region encodes these proteins:
- the nadC gene encoding carboxylating nicotinate-nucleotide diphosphorylase, translating to MKPFLAAPNTLAPLPRLLVEPIVRAALLEDLGRAGDITTDAVIPADARLRGAIVAREPGVVAGIDAALLAFTLIDPDVTVAIERSDGSRVDRGEAVLRVEGPARSILSAERVALNLLCRLSGIATATATLVDAVQPHGHARIVCTRKTTPGLRSLEKHAVRAGGGINHRFGLDDAVLIKDNHIAIAGGVRPALERARASVGHLVKIEIEVDTLDQLDEVLQVGADAILLDNMSPGTLAEAVRRVNGRAITEASGRVTMATAPAIAASGVDLISTGWITHSAPILDLGLDVA from the coding sequence ATGAAGCCGTTCCTTGCCGCACCGAACACCCTCGCCCCGCTTCCGCGCCTGCTGGTGGAGCCGATCGTGCGCGCGGCATTGCTCGAGGATCTCGGCCGGGCGGGCGACATCACGACCGATGCCGTCATTCCCGCAGACGCCAGGTTGCGCGGCGCCATCGTGGCCCGGGAGCCCGGTGTGGTCGCAGGCATCGATGCGGCGCTGCTTGCGTTCACCTTGATCGACCCTGACGTCACGGTCGCCATCGAACGCTCCGATGGCAGCCGGGTTGATCGAGGAGAGGCTGTTCTGCGGGTGGAGGGGCCAGCGCGGAGCATTCTCTCGGCGGAGCGTGTGGCGCTCAATCTGCTCTGTCGGCTGTCGGGGATCGCAACGGCGACCGCAACTCTCGTCGACGCGGTCCAGCCCCATGGCCATGCGCGGATCGTCTGCACGCGCAAAACCACCCCGGGGCTGCGCTCGCTGGAGAAGCACGCTGTTCGGGCGGGTGGAGGAATCAACCATCGCTTTGGGCTGGATGATGCCGTTCTCATCAAGGACAACCACATCGCTATTGCCGGAGGTGTCCGGCCGGCGCTGGAGCGGGCCCGTGCCAGTGTGGGGCATCTCGTCAAGATCGAGATCGAGGTCGACACTCTCGACCAGCTGGACGAGGTGCTGCAGGTCGGAGCCGACGCGATCCTGCTCGACAATATGAGCCCGGGCACGCTGGCCGAGGCCGTTCGGCGCGTGAACGGGCGAGCCATCACGGAAGCCTCGGGGCGGGTCACGATGGCAACGGCACCTGCAATCGCCGCGTCAGGCGTGGATCTGATCTCGACGGGCTGGATCACGCACAGCGCCCCTATCCTTGATCTTGGTCTAGACGTGGCCTGA
- a CDS encoding L-aspartate oxidase has translation MTTTNSLDHVVVVGGGIAGLSTALHLAPLPVTLLVASPLGQQASTPLAQGGIAAALGADDHPLLHAADTLQASAGLGDPGVAARVAGAAPSCIEWLVAQSASFDRTTSDELILGLEAAHSRRRIVHAQGDQTGKSALDALILAVRNSPSIQILEDHRVTDLALDANGAVAGVFCAPWGSDGSDEPVLIPGRAVVLATGGIGGLYAYTTNPLSARGAGLALAARAGAVLRDLEFVQFHPTAIAAGRDPMPLATEALRGEGAVLVNSRGERFMQGIPGAELAPRDVVARAIFAQICAGERVLLDTRHVLGGSIASKFPGVTDLCQAAGLDPVRDPIPVRPAAHFHMGGIKVDHQGRSSVEGLWACGEVASTGLHGANRLASNSLLEALAYAGWIADDIKSRARRSLAAQSPSPSLTLQPSDSSDQPSPLLPQVRSQMDRQVGVFREAAGLTEAIYQLRRLVCEAQSTDERDAALVSLMIAVSAYSRRESRGAHQRLDHPAQMPEQHTEITLDSALRIAAQIDSETTAPARRVA, from the coding sequence ATGACCACCACCAATTCACTTGACCACGTTGTGGTTGTGGGTGGCGGCATCGCGGGATTGTCGACAGCCCTTCATCTGGCACCGCTGCCCGTGACCCTGCTTGTGGCATCGCCACTTGGACAGCAAGCCTCTACACCCCTCGCTCAGGGTGGAATAGCCGCCGCCCTCGGAGCAGACGACCACCCTCTCCTGCACGCCGCCGACACTCTTCAGGCGAGTGCCGGTCTCGGCGATCCTGGCGTTGCAGCGCGCGTCGCAGGCGCCGCTCCTTCCTGCATCGAATGGCTGGTTGCTCAGAGCGCCTCCTTTGATCGAACCACGTCGGATGAGCTAATCCTTGGGCTCGAGGCCGCCCACTCACGCCGGCGGATCGTGCATGCCCAGGGAGACCAAACCGGCAAAAGTGCTCTGGACGCGCTCATCCTTGCTGTCAGGAACTCCCCCTCGATTCAGATCCTAGAGGACCACCGCGTCACGGATCTGGCGCTGGATGCAAATGGTGCAGTGGCCGGCGTGTTCTGTGCCCCTTGGGGATCCGATGGCAGCGATGAGCCTGTACTGATCCCCGGCCGTGCCGTGGTGCTGGCGACAGGCGGGATCGGCGGTCTCTACGCCTATACCACCAATCCCCTGAGTGCCCGAGGAGCGGGACTGGCGCTGGCAGCCCGTGCGGGAGCTGTCCTACGCGATCTCGAGTTTGTTCAGTTCCATCCCACAGCCATCGCAGCCGGTCGTGATCCGATGCCGCTCGCGACCGAGGCTCTGCGTGGCGAAGGGGCGGTGCTCGTCAACAGTCGCGGTGAGCGCTTCATGCAAGGCATCCCCGGAGCTGAGCTGGCACCGCGCGATGTGGTAGCGCGAGCGATCTTCGCCCAGATCTGCGCCGGTGAACGCGTGCTCCTCGACACGCGACATGTGCTTGGGGGCAGCATCGCCAGCAAATTCCCCGGCGTGACAGACCTGTGCCAGGCCGCCGGCCTCGATCCGGTGCGTGATCCCATTCCGGTGCGCCCGGCTGCCCATTTCCATATGGGCGGGATCAAGGTGGATCATCAGGGCCGCAGCTCGGTTGAAGGACTCTGGGCCTGCGGCGAAGTCGCCTCAACCGGCCTGCACGGGGCGAACCGGCTGGCGAGCAACTCTCTGCTTGAAGCGCTGGCCTATGCGGGGTGGATTGCTGACGACATCAAGAGCCGAGCGCGACGCTCGTTGGCGGCCCAGTCCCCCTCACCTTCTCTCACTCTGCAGCCATCCGACTCTAGTGATCAGCCATCTCCGCTTCTCCCGCAGGTCCGATCGCAAATGGACCGGCAGGTTGGCGTGTTCCGCGAAGCGGCAGGGCTGACGGAGGCGATCTATCAGCTCCGAAGACTGGTTTGCGAGGCGCAATCAACGGACGAGCGCGATGCCGCGTTGGTCAGCCTGATGATCGCGGTCTCGGCGTACAGTCGACGGGAGAGCCGGGGGGCTCATCAGCGGCTGGACCACCCGGCCCAAATGCCTGAACAGCATACTGAGATCACCCTCGATTCAGCGCTGCGCATCGCAGCCCAGATCGACAGCGAAACCACTGCACCTGCCAGGAGAGTCGCATGA
- a CDS encoding integration host factor subunit alpha — protein MAGKTLTRADLAEAVYQKGIVTKDHAAELVGQVLGTICTALAEGENVKLSSFGVLTLRDKAQRMGRNPKNGVEVPIEPRRVILFTASPILKAKLNHTAPQRRRASRQVLRSANEQHEAAS, from the coding sequence ATGGCAGGCAAGACCTTGACCCGCGCCGATTTGGCGGAGGCCGTGTACCAAAAGGGCATCGTCACGAAAGACCATGCCGCAGAGCTGGTCGGTCAGGTTCTTGGGACGATCTGCACCGCGCTGGCAGAGGGCGAGAACGTTAAACTGTCCTCGTTCGGCGTCTTGACCTTGCGCGACAAGGCGCAGCGTATGGGGCGCAATCCCAAAAACGGCGTCGAGGTGCCGATTGAGCCCCGCCGGGTCATTCTCTTCACCGCTTCGCCTATCCTGAAGGCAAAGCTGAACCACACTGCCCCGCAGCGTCGCCGCGCATCCAGGCAGGTGCTGCGCTCAGCGAACGAGCAGCATGAAGCCGCTTCTTGA
- a CDS encoding HpcH/HpaI aldolase family protein, whose amino-acid sequence MDNLRQKLAASRLSFGINVYSGAPAAVEIAGLRGLDFVFIDSEHTLLGADLPLERMILAAHAARIAPLVRVPDSNPTGLRKVLEAGASGVIVPQVHSAAQMHSIIQATKFPPLGRRGGDSSVRTASYGGPGFSWPDYIRRENDETLVIPMAESFEFFDEIDAILDVPGIDAVHFGPADYALSRGIDVDYSMRQPEVRAAMRELIAKCHSRDIKVMLPCAPATAEQAAELADEGGDMLLMGNDLMFLHQGCIDAVGVASAIRKDRA is encoded by the coding sequence ATGGACAACCTCAGGCAGAAGCTCGCCGCCTCCCGGCTCTCCTTCGGCATCAATGTCTACTCCGGCGCGCCAGCGGCGGTGGAGATTGCTGGCCTCAGGGGGCTCGACTTCGTCTTTATCGACAGCGAGCACACGCTTTTGGGAGCCGATCTGCCGCTGGAGCGGATGATTCTGGCGGCGCATGCTGCGCGCATTGCACCCCTGGTGCGTGTGCCCGACAGTAACCCTACGGGCCTACGCAAGGTTCTGGAAGCAGGCGCCAGCGGCGTGATCGTGCCGCAGGTCCACAGCGCTGCGCAGATGCACAGCATCATCCAGGCGACAAAGTTCCCACCGCTTGGTCGGCGTGGCGGCGACAGCTCCGTGCGGACGGCGAGCTACGGCGGTCCCGGCTTTTCGTGGCCGGACTACATACGCCGGGAGAACGACGAGACACTCGTCATCCCCATGGCTGAGAGCTTCGAGTTTTTCGACGAGATCGACGCGATCCTGGACGTTCCTGGCATTGACGCCGTGCATTTCGGACCGGCGGACTATGCCCTCTCGCGCGGGATCGATGTCGATTACTCCATGCGCCAGCCTGAGGTGCGAGCCGCCATGCGCGAACTCATCGCCAAGTGCCACTCCAGGGACATCAAGGTCATGCTGCCCTGCGCCCCGGCTACGGCCGAACAGGCGGCGGAACTGGCAGACGAGGGCGGCGACATGCTGCTCATGGGAAACGACCTCATGTTCCTGCACCAGGGCTGCATTGACGCCGTTGGGGTCGCATCTGCAATCCGAAAGGACAGAGCATGA
- a CDS encoding DctP family TRAP transporter solute-binding subunit gives MKKIVGILLSLALLGGTAHAQEYNSRMIKFAATGQEGTPPVLGMHIFAKKLAERSGNKLKAKVFANGVLGGDVQVLSSLQGGVIEMMVWNAGNMISQEKDFGILDLPFIYQDVGVMDRLLDGDVGKKLTDKLPAHNVIGLAFWEQGFRLLSNNRREVKGLKDMSGLKIRVQQNPLLVDMWSALGTNPTPMGISELYSALETGAVDGQETTAPFMLGSKYYEVQKYITVTRHNYNPQIVLIGKPFWDKLNKDEQALIIDVARETAIEQRKISRDAQTVALDKIRAAGNVVSDVSPAEMENMKQAVKPVIAKYAQTFDPDITTTVFDAVGFKLD, from the coding sequence ATGAAAAAAATCGTAGGAATTCTTCTTTCTCTGGCACTCCTGGGCGGAACCGCCCATGCCCAGGAATACAACAGCCGCATGATCAAGTTCGCGGCGACCGGCCAGGAGGGTACGCCGCCGGTCCTTGGCATGCATATCTTCGCCAAGAAGTTAGCCGAGCGCAGCGGTAATAAGCTCAAGGCCAAGGTTTTCGCCAACGGCGTCCTGGGCGGGGACGTGCAGGTGCTGTCCTCGCTCCAAGGCGGCGTCATCGAGATGATGGTCTGGAATGCGGGCAACATGATCTCGCAGGAAAAGGATTTCGGCATCCTCGACCTGCCGTTCATCTATCAGGACGTGGGGGTCATGGACCGCCTGCTCGACGGTGATGTCGGCAAGAAGCTGACCGACAAGCTCCCGGCCCACAATGTCATCGGCTTGGCGTTCTGGGAGCAGGGCTTCCGCCTTTTGTCCAACAACCGCCGCGAGGTAAAGGGCCTCAAGGACATGTCAGGCCTCAAGATCCGCGTGCAGCAGAACCCGCTCTTGGTAGACATGTGGTCCGCACTGGGTACGAACCCAACGCCCATGGGGATCAGCGAACTTTACTCCGCACTGGAAACTGGTGCCGTGGACGGCCAGGAGACCACGGCTCCCTTCATGCTGGGCTCCAAGTATTACGAAGTCCAGAAGTACATCACTGTTACCCGCCACAACTACAACCCGCAGATCGTGCTCATCGGCAAACCCTTCTGGGACAAGCTGAACAAGGATGAGCAGGCCCTTATTATCGACGTAGCGCGTGAGACTGCGATTGAGCAGCGCAAAATCTCGCGCGATGCGCAGACCGTCGCGCTCGACAAGATTCGCGCTGCGGGCAACGTCGTGAGCGATGTTAGCCCGGCCGAGATGGAGAACATGAAACAGGCCGTTAAGCCCGTCATCGCCAAATACGCTCAGACCTTCGATCCCGACATAACCACGACGGTCTTCGACGCCGTCGGCTTCAAGCTCGACTGA
- a CDS encoding CYTH domain-containing protein has translation MSSTRVFLLASGLARLIERERAGKLVRQGYFPEHSTRSMHVQVTGDTGHLVLASHSANGPREEATEISPAQAEALLGLTAGQIEYLSIVVDLGDHVAVLQRFVTPGPLDLVSVAFKHDKEAGEFQPPAWFGPEVSADPSYRLRAIAVDGLPSGPEGEASNAALHSLLDALDHADQETEPHPIRQSRAPASSGFAFDAEDEDERYGLTIEDSVIRDLARSLQPPRR, from the coding sequence ATGAGTTCCACCCGTGTCTTTCTGCTGGCCTCTGGTCTGGCTCGGCTGATCGAGCGGGAGAGGGCAGGCAAGCTCGTCCGGCAGGGCTATTTTCCTGAACACTCCACCCGCAGCATGCATGTGCAGGTGACAGGCGATACCGGCCATCTGGTCCTTGCCTCGCATTCCGCGAACGGTCCGCGCGAGGAGGCGACTGAGATTTCCCCGGCGCAGGCCGAAGCCCTGCTCGGCTTGACCGCAGGACAGATCGAGTACCTGAGCATCGTCGTCGATCTCGGCGATCATGTTGCCGTCCTCCAGCGTTTCGTCACGCCGGGACCGCTCGATCTGGTCAGCGTGGCGTTCAAGCACGACAAGGAAGCAGGGGAATTCCAGCCGCCGGCCTGGTTCGGTCCCGAGGTCTCGGCTGATCCGAGCTACCGGCTGCGTGCCATTGCCGTCGACGGGCTGCCCTCCGGGCCTGAAGGGGAGGCGTCGAATGCGGCTCTCCATTCCCTGCTCGATGCCCTGGATCATGCGGATCAGGAAACCGAACCACACCCGATACGGCAGTCTCGGGCGCCAGCCTCATCCGGGTTCGCCTTCGATGCCGAGGACGAAGACGAACGCTATGGGCTCACCATTGAGGACAGCGTGATCCGCGACCTCGCCCGCTCGCTGCAGCCGCCGAGGCGCTGA
- a CDS encoding IS630 family transposase: MDLAAAGRRDRETLRRAHLALTALRRAAPKGAFRWRRPRHTLKGRQDADAVDRAGLRRKLLKAQAEAGDIVLLFGDESEALTHPYLAHAWAKKGADLRIPAPGQAAKVAMLGVLDWAPRDLIVRTSRSKRSADFIALLDQIDRQYGPMPGRAQKPIVLVLDNGPIHTSKATRAALAERASWLTVEWLPKYAPELNDIEELWRDLKQHHLAHQTFSGPESLDAAIHQATMKLNRERNRHPLPNHRIAA; this comes from the coding sequence CTGGACCTTGCCGCGGCTGGCCGACGAGATCGAGAAACGCTCCGGCGTGCGCATCTCGCGCTCACGGCTCTCCGTCGTGCTGCGCCAAAAGGGGCTTTCCGCTGGCGCCGGCCGCGCCACACCCTGAAGGGCCGCCAGGATGCCGACGCCGTGGATCGCGCTGGCCTGCGCCGCAAGCTCCTGAAGGCGCAGGCCGAGGCCGGCGACATCGTGCTCTTGTTCGGCGATGAGTCTGAGGCGCTCACCCATCCCTATTTGGCTCATGCCTGGGCCAAGAAGGGCGCGGATCTGCGCATTCCCGCGCCCGGACAAGCCGCCAAGGTGGCGATGCTCGGGGTGCTCGACTGGGCGCCGCGCGACCTGATCGTGCGTACCAGCCGGAGCAAGCGCAGTGCCGACTTCATCGCGCTTCTGGACCAGATTGACAGGCAGTATGGCCCGATGCCCGGCCGTGCGCAGAAGCCGATCGTGCTCGTCCTCGACAACGGCCCGATCCACACCAGCAAGGCAACGCGCGCTGCCCTCGCTGAGCGGGCCTCCTGGCTCACGGTCGAATGGCTGCCAAAGTACGCCCCCGAACTCAACGACATCGAGGAGCTCTGGCGCGATCTCAAGCAGCATCATCTTGCTCACCAGACTTTCTCAGGGCCGGAAAGCCTCGATGCCGCCATTCACCAGGCCACCATGAAACTCAATCGCGAGCGAAATCGCCATCCGTTGCCCAACCACCGAATCGCTGCTTAG
- a CDS encoding carbon-nitrogen hydrolase family protein, whose protein sequence is MKISFAQFSPIPGDTAATTRLVAAKAREAAAGGARLIAFPECFLTGGSFDDRDSLRKASIDIERGDLEPIVAVGRDTGILIVVGFYQVKGEHAYNTSALIGPNGIIGLHHKMHLPFMIGDRFVDIPAESTPSVFDTPIGRIGMAICYEVRFPEVTRTLALEGADLIVVPAAWPEAARILPDIFTTVRAAENFVFLLAANRNDVDNGMPFMGSSHVIGPDGKQIINAGMSDGIFYCDIEIERARVKSIIRDPGIYEVHPFRDRRPQDYRICALPSVI, encoded by the coding sequence ATGAAGATCTCCTTCGCCCAGTTCTCGCCGATTCCAGGCGATACCGCTGCCACGACAAGGCTCGTCGCCGCCAAAGCCCGCGAGGCCGCAGCGGGCGGGGCGCGACTCATCGCATTTCCTGAATGCTTCCTGACGGGCGGCTCGTTCGACGATCGGGACAGCCTCCGCAAGGCGTCCATCGATATCGAGCGAGGCGACCTCGAGCCGATCGTTGCTGTGGGGCGCGACACCGGCATCCTGATCGTCGTGGGCTTCTACCAAGTCAAGGGCGAGCACGCTTACAACACCTCCGCCCTGATCGGTCCCAATGGCATTATCGGCCTGCATCACAAGATGCATCTGCCCTTCATGATTGGCGACCGCTTCGTCGACATCCCAGCGGAAAGCACGCCTTCCGTGTTCGATACGCCGATCGGCCGTATTGGCATGGCTATCTGCTACGAAGTCCGCTTCCCTGAAGTAACCCGCACGCTGGCACTGGAAGGCGCCGACCTGATCGTGGTGCCCGCTGCCTGGCCCGAGGCTGCGCGCATCCTGCCAGACATCTTCACCACGGTCCGCGCGGCAGAGAACTTCGTGTTCCTCCTCGCAGCTAACCGTAACGATGTCGACAACGGCATGCCCTTTATGGGATCGAGTCATGTGATCGGGCCGGACGGCAAGCAGATCATCAACGCCGGCATGAGCGACGGCATCTTCTATTGCGACATTGAAATTGAGCGCGCGCGGGTGAAGTCGATCATCCGCGATCCGGGCATCTACGAAGTCCATCCCTTCCGTGATCGCCGTCCGCAAGATTATCGTATCTGCGCGCTTCCTTCAGTAATATGA
- a CDS encoding RraA family protein — protein sequence MIEHPRNPATDDAELFARLAHVQPATLGHHVSGGALSPQIRALVPVRRMVGRALTVRQPLPDSTPVFRALEALRRGDILVIDRQGDHHIACVGEMVALAAHHAGAAGVVVDGVVTDIEELREIGMPIYARGTNVITARVMNQPGGELFGSVTIGGSVISSGDILFGDANGILRLDGHNPNLDKLVARAMADEHREIGWRVKLAERHSLGELNRAL from the coding sequence ATGATCGAACACCCGCGCAATCCCGCCACCGACGACGCGGAGCTGTTCGCGAGGCTTGCCCACGTGCAGCCCGCCACCCTTGGCCATCATGTCTCCGGCGGTGCACTGTCGCCTCAGATCCGTGCCTTGGTGCCGGTCAGGCGCATGGTCGGCCGTGCACTCACGGTGCGCCAGCCCCTCCCTGACAGCACGCCGGTGTTCCGCGCGCTAGAAGCGCTTCGCCGAGGAGACATCTTGGTCATCGACCGGCAAGGCGATCACCACATCGCCTGTGTCGGCGAGATGGTGGCACTGGCGGCCCACCACGCGGGCGCCGCGGGCGTGGTCGTGGACGGCGTGGTGACGGACATTGAGGAACTGCGGGAAATCGGGATGCCGATCTATGCGCGCGGCACGAATGTCATCACCGCCCGCGTCATGAACCAGCCTGGCGGTGAACTGTTTGGCTCCGTCACCATCGGTGGCAGTGTCATCTCCTCCGGCGACATTCTCTTCGGTGACGCCAACGGTATCCTGCGGCTGGACGGGCATAATCCAAATCTCGATAAATTGGTTGCGCGCGCCATGGCCGACGAGCACCGCGAGATTGGGTGGAGGGTAAAGCTCGCCGAGCGGCATTCGCTCGGCGAGCTCAACCGGGCGCTGTAG
- a CDS encoding NUDIX hydrolase gives MASAPFSRRLKTASKSLPELSVDLSAVIMAATPEEPRVLTVHFDPQQIDALPSGPLQSQHRTLEMGLRTWVAEQTQLTLGYVEQLYTFGDRDRAEADVQGEGHSLSIAYLALVREARPAGLAHAAWRDWYSFLPWEDWRDGRPKALDLIEPRLKVWAKAGGKSLRSFREERIELTFGFEAKDWTDERVLERYELLFEARLVPEALRDAQVSGSSKVRFAHGQPMALDHRRILATAIGRLRAKIRYRPVIFELMPASFTLLDLQKTVEALSGVRLHKQNFRRLVEMQGLVEETGEILADTGGRPARLVRFRRAVLVERPAPGVRLPRLR, from the coding sequence ATGGCGTCCGCACCCTTCTCCCGGCGACTCAAGACTGCGTCCAAGTCTCTTCCTGAGTTGTCTGTCGATCTCAGCGCCGTGATTATGGCGGCCACGCCAGAGGAGCCTCGGGTGCTCACCGTCCACTTCGACCCGCAGCAGATCGATGCCCTGCCCTCCGGCCCCCTGCAGTCACAGCATCGCACCCTCGAGATGGGCTTGCGGACGTGGGTGGCCGAACAGACCCAGCTGACCCTCGGCTATGTCGAGCAGCTTTATACCTTCGGCGACAGGGACCGGGCGGAGGCCGATGTCCAGGGTGAGGGGCATTCCCTGTCGATTGCCTATCTGGCACTCGTGCGGGAGGCCCGCCCCGCAGGATTAGCTCATGCGGCCTGGCGCGACTGGTACTCTTTTCTCCCCTGGGAGGATTGGCGGGATGGGCGCCCAAAGGCGCTCGATTTGATTGAGCCGAGGCTGAAGGTCTGGGCCAAGGCTGGCGGCAAATCCCTCCGTTCGTTTCGCGAGGAGCGGATCGAACTCACGTTCGGGTTTGAGGCTAAAGACTGGACGGATGAGCGGGTACTGGAGCGCTACGAACTCTTGTTCGAGGCGAGGCTCGTTCCTGAAGCCCTCCGCGACGCACAAGTATCCGGGTCCTCTAAGGTGCGGTTCGCGCACGGTCAGCCGATGGCGCTCGACCATCGCCGCATTCTGGCGACAGCCATCGGACGCCTGCGGGCCAAGATTAGGTACCGGCCAGTGATCTTCGAGCTGATGCCGGCGTCCTTCACCCTGCTCGACCTCCAGAAGACAGTGGAAGCGCTGTCCGGTGTCCGGCTGCATAAGCAGAACTTCCGCCGGTTGGTGGAGATGCAGGGCTTGGTGGAGGAAACCGGAGAGATTTTGGCCGACACAGGCGGGCGCCCGGCCCGGCTGGTGCGCTTCCGGCGCGCGGTCCTGGTCGAACGTCCAGCGCCCGGCGTGCGCCTGCCCCGCCTGAGATGA
- the nadA gene encoding quinolinate synthase NadA has protein sequence MASAASFASLPLPELYARVRHHVPAMEWPVFARDIEAILTLKRQHNAVILAHNYQTPEIFHTVADIVGDSLALAREAVNTDADVIVLAGVHFMAETAKLLNPDKTVLIPDAEAGCSLAESITAEDVRRLRSRYPGVPVVTYINTSAAVKAESDICCTSGNAKKVIESLGVDRVIMLPDEFLAQNTATQVLGIEIITWAGHCEVHERFTPEDIRAVRESYPDVVVLAHPEAPPEVVAGADYAGSTAGMADFVGEKRPARVALVTECSMSDNVAALYPEVEFVRPCNLCPHMKRITLPKIRRALERRQHEVTIDPAVAERARLAVERMLAVR, from the coding sequence ATGGCCAGCGCTGCTTCGTTTGCGTCTCTGCCCCTGCCTGAGCTCTACGCCCGCGTACGGCATCACGTCCCGGCCATGGAATGGCCTGTATTCGCCCGTGACATCGAAGCCATCCTTACACTCAAGCGCCAGCACAATGCAGTCATCCTGGCGCACAACTACCAGACGCCGGAGATCTTCCACACGGTGGCCGATATCGTCGGTGACAGCCTGGCCCTGGCGCGTGAGGCGGTGAACACTGACGCGGATGTGATTGTGCTCGCGGGTGTGCACTTCATGGCGGAGACCGCCAAACTGCTCAATCCGGACAAGACGGTGCTCATTCCGGACGCTGAGGCCGGCTGCTCGCTCGCCGAGTCGATCACGGCCGAGGACGTGCGTCGCTTAAGGTCGCGCTATCCGGGCGTGCCGGTGGTCACCTATATCAACACGTCTGCGGCTGTGAAGGCGGAGTCGGATATCTGCTGCACGTCGGGCAATGCCAAGAAGGTCATCGAGTCGCTTGGGGTTGATCGCGTGATCATGCTGCCGGACGAGTTCCTGGCTCAGAATACAGCCACTCAGGTGCTCGGCATTGAGATCATCACCTGGGCAGGGCACTGCGAGGTGCATGAGCGCTTCACCCCTGAGGACATCCGTGCCGTGCGCGAGAGCTACCCGGACGTGGTCGTGCTCGCCCACCCTGAAGCGCCGCCCGAGGTGGTGGCGGGGGCCGACTATGCCGGATCGACGGCTGGCATGGCTGACTTCGTCGGCGAGAAGCGCCCGGCCCGGGTCGCCCTCGTGACCGAATGCTCGATGAGCGACAACGTGGCGGCTCTCTATCCCGAGGTCGAGTTCGTGCGGCCCTGCAACCTGTGCCCGCACATGAAGCGCATTACCCTGCCCAAGATCCGCCGGGCTCTGGAGCGGCGTCAGCATGAGGTTACCATTGATCCGGCGGTAGCCGAGCGGGCGCGGCTGGCGGTCGAGCGCATGCTCGCTGTGCGCTGA